The nucleotide sequence GAAGTTcgattcattttaaattattagttatttatgattatatattataataattttaacttaatgTTTCCagttaaatttcatttttaatttttcatttatttcttgaatttaatcttaattaaaaattaatgaatatatAATAATCTTGTGCTAAGACATAAGCGTCTTATAATTTGTCTATCAGGGGTTTACTCAACTACATCATCAAAACATAGCGTGATGTGGAACAACTTTGCTAAAATTGATTGCAACGATTTTGCAGCTCCTAATACAGGTACTCAAAACCGTAATAATTGAAATGCTAGGGGGAACAAGGCACATAAGccatattttcataaaaaaagcattaaagtttctttttagAACTTATGTAAATACGATATTTTCTTACCAAAAATGCAGAATGACGTACATTTCCATTATAGACGAATGTTAGGAAagaaacattttgttttttaaaaatatgtatttttaattttatgatttcaCTGTTtctaataaagtttttaagtaaCATAACCTCTTATGTGATTTACGTACCttattcaattattcaataatatcCTACCCAAAAATCCCCCTTAGAACAATTTTAAGCttgtaaatcaaaaattaagttttatttcttatttttcaagaattagttttttaattttataaataaggCATTTGTAAATgtacagaattaaaaatatatacctTGACCCCCTATGTCCCCCGTGTTTGGGGGTTACGGTTTCAGAACGATATCACAGTTTTCAACAGTTTTGCTTCATTTGAATACACTTTTCCGTATTTAAAAGTGACACGGATTAATGGATTTTTCCGAATTAGTTCTACTTCGTATTATTTGACAATTCTCGGAAAATCTTCGACATCTGGTggttttaaaactttcaaacaGAATTTTGGTATTTCgacttatttaatttaatcaatttgatgaatttatgtttatttcgCATATGGTTTCAGCACAAAAAAAACGTTTCCGACCGCTTGGTTCATTTTGACACAATTTTCCGTGACTGAACTCATACAAAGCctagtttaataaaattggctTAATTAGATAGATTTCGCAATCTATTCGTGATTCTGGAAAAACTTTcgatatttgatatatctttaTATTTGACACACTTTTTCGTCTCGTTTATCCTTACCGTGATTCGACTAATGAGCTGTACGTTTACAAAAGAGAgtatagaaattttttgtatttttagcaATATATAATTTCTTAGGTGATTCAGTCGCAGATTAGCGTGACGACTAACAAAGATGTTCGTAATCTGAAACTATTAATTGGGTGTTTTTCGTTTCAGAGACTCGTGAAATACGTTCCTAATATAGCTGATATTTAGAGATCGAACGTGGGTGTCGTGTAGCTGACATTTACTGACGGCAAAGGGGTTTCGTGTAACTGTCATTTAGTATCGTGCGTCGTAGCGGGTGTCGCCAAAAACCTTTTCTCTTTTTGTGGTAAAAGTGCCCTTGGAGGTCGGAAGCGCGCTTCCCCCTCAAGGCTAAGCAGAACGAGGTCTCCACACATGCCCTCCCATCGTAACCCCGCCACATTCAACCGCAGCTTATCGAAATCGAGAAAAAAactgtaaagttttttttcatgtttgaaAGCCATCGTATCGTTATTATCGTTCGACGGACTAATAGCTTTGCAAAAGGCagattgtaaagttttttgtatgtCTTCTCACCGATATCACTTCTTATATTTGATGCTTAATTCAGCCGAGTGGTAGcataacaaacaaaatattcgtaatacaaaataaattaattatcgagtgtttttttatttgaaaaattcttaagaTACTTCACTAGTGTAGCTTCTGACCTGTTTTTCGCAATCATCTGCCATCGCCCCTGAATTGCCCTGTATATGTGACTATATCTACCGAGAAATATAGGAGTCCTTGAAATTCAGTCATTAAACTACAAATTCAGACAGAATAAATTAACacgtttttaatatttgaaaggTCAAttgttaaatgtgtttttttttcattttatatggGGGCTGTTGGAGTGGTTGTTCAATTGCACACTATTATCAGTCAAAGCAATCCCTTATCAGCATGTGTAGCAttgttttcaaatagaatgaaagaaaaaatgaacaatcaGCCTCAAGCGTATAGAACACGCGAcagattgtttaaatttaagtggTTTATTTGTGCTTCCGTGTAAGCataaactaattaatatttattaattcaataCCCACTGTAATTTGACACACATAAAAACTAAGAGAACATATCTTCTTTGACCACTCCCCAAGCATATTACATTAATAATCCACAACGGCAGCTTCACAGAGCACCTCAAATTATAGTGATACTTAAAGAGAACCTATCATAAACTGTTCTGATGTCCTACACGTGAGTCGATTGTCGCCTCTCAAGCAGGAGAAGAAGCGGCCACTTGTGATTACTGGTAGTACCCTTGTCGGTACCACGTAGCGGAACGGATCTCTTAGttcttatttttcctttattctTGCGGTACTGGTTTCTTTAGGCTTATCGCAAGGTCACTGCTAATCTCTAGTACGATTTTTGTTTACCTGCGAGGCAGACTGTTCTTGCAGTGGGTGAATGTGTATCAGCTAAATTTTTggtgaaattttcatcaagaTGTTGCTGCCTGGAAGTGTGACCGACAAGTTTCAAGGGACATTTCCGCAGCTGCTAGCTGCAGTTTCAGGTATGAAAACTATTATGTggtgattatttaaaaaaattagcgcCTAACGTCTCCTAAGTGTAtgcaaaatttagaaattaggTAAATGGcggttagttttttttattcttgttaTGCATAATTACGTgaataattgagatttaacTAACACGTTTCTGTCaagttttttaagattttctgAACAGaatcatttgaaatttgataaaacaaatcaaaacaattttatcttttttatttcatttcatctattccatttttaatgaatttatattaatagttTCTAATTAATATGAGTTAGAACCAATGCCAAACTGTTTCTcgtcaaataaaattgaaaacgtttCCTCTTATGAAGAAATGACACCaatagtaaaaaatactttgtgGTGTAGAATGCCTGTTCTTGTATTATATCTTTcctatattatatttttctttgtaaattGTGCGAGTTTCagctaaattaattatattctCAGTAAAGCAGTGTTCTCTAGAAACCACCcaagttttttgaatttttttcagtaaatgAACACAaccaaaattagaatttataatttaagaaGATTTCTCATTCCTTCACTTCCCgcattacaaacaaaaaaaacttggatttaatgtatttatttaaaataacgtcAAAATCCATCCCGCACGTCAATTCaccaacaattaaattttcatttcttgacGGTTTTGACAATGTAATAAATCAGATCTGGTAAAGTTTAATCATCTTCCACTAAATGCATGAAAAAATAGTCCTACACATctcactttttaataaatcaatttaccaAAACGACTGAATTTATATATTGATATGTGTATGCGATTATTCTTACAATATTGTTAATGTTCAAAtcatatttttgatatatgcTTATTGATATTTCATTAATCGTTCAACTATAAAGTATCTTCTCAAtgcacatttattttatagataCTAATTTTACTGAAACGTATCGAAATTGATTTAcaagaaatggaaatttatctGAAGAAAACTAGTTTATAACATGATACTTTGCCTATTGTTTAGAACATATGGAGTTTATtgttcagattagttcagaCTCTTGAAATGTCGATCGTATTTTAATATATgcaaaatgtttattgaaaaaattatttaccaatttttcttCAGTAAGTGTGTTTATGACGTAATTGATGCAAGGTTGTTTAGAGTACATACTAACATAACaatggaaacatttttcaaaatacatttgcaatagtaatttaattaatacacaATTTATATGATAACAAACATTGAATCAACGTCATatgaaaaacgttttttcctCTTTGGACATGCCGATTTACAATACAACTGTGTCAAGCTTAATTTAACGTTgttagaaacatttttttaggaaaaaccTAAATTCAAAATAGAGGTCACGCCTGATGTCGCAAAGAGTATTCAGTTGTAACAATTTAATAAGCGATCTTTCAATTGAATCGAATTACCctaaaaaaacttctaaaacaCCCAAATATAATTGCTTTTGTTCAATTTCTTAACGTATtgttttcacatatttttaacGTCTTGCCTTTTTTTGATGAAGGTCATAAAGCAGAATTGACCTTTTTgtcttgaaaataatattattttcataaacatatattttatagGAACACTTTCGTGTATATCAGATGGCATGCAATATGGATGGACAGCACCAGCAATTCCCAAACTACTTTCAAAGGATAGTCCAGTGGTAGTCACAGAACACCAAGCAGAATGGCTGGAAACTATTCTTATGCTTGGTGCTTGTTGTGGGTTACCATTGACAATGTTTCTGGTGGATAAAATAGGACGAAAAGGGTCTCTTATAGGTAACACAATATcgtgaaaataaatttgattgatttaaTTAGGTGTTATCAAGAAAATCCACCAGATTTCTTTTAACCCACATGTAAAAGTTCTTAATGGAattaagtgtttttatttagCTAGGAAGTCACCACGTCAATGATTTTTCAGTCACtattaaaaccataaaatgtTTACCGAAAAGcctaaagtttaaaattagattAGAATTCGGTAGACtgtaattatattaaatcaaAGAATTTAACTAAAATCTAAACGAACACAATTTGAAATGCTTGCTTAACCACTTCTTCTAGGATCTTCCAGTACTACTCTCGTGGCCTGGATAATCATTGCTTTAGCTCCAAGTGTAGAATACATCTACGTTGCAAGATTCTTCGCTGGTGTCGCTGGTGATACCGCATTTGTAGCAGCTCCAATGTACATTGCTGAGATGGCAGATCAAAAGATCAGAGGTTTTCTTtccagtattatttatttaatgatgTTAATTGGCGTGTTGTTGGTGTATTGTGTAACACCTTTTGTTCCTTTATGGGTACCATGCGTGATAGGTGGGCATTTGAGTGCGATTTAAAACGTAGAGTAAAGACTATATTATTACAGGTATCTGCTTTAATGCCATGACCCTCGCGTCATTTCCCTTCATGCCAGATTCACCTTACTATCTTCTTTACAAGGATAAACCTGAAGAAGCCAAAAGATCTCTGAAGAGACTTCGTCCAGGTGGAAATCCAGATATagaaatcaaagaaattgCAGCTGCTATAGAGAGACAAAAAAGCGAGAAAGGACGTCCTCAAGACTTAATTCTAGTAAAAAGTAATAGAAAAGCTCTTTTGATTATGGTCTGGCTGAATGGTTCCCAACACATGAGCAGCATTTCTGTTATGTTGATGAACCTGCATTCAATTCTGGAGGAAGCCGGTGCTGTGTATATAGCTTCATCAACAGCAGCTATTATCTTCTCAGCTATAATGTTCTGTGCAGCTATGTCAGCTTCGCTAGCCATAGACAACTTTGGAAGGAGAGTTTTGCTAGTTACCTCAGGAATTTTTGCAGGATTGAGCTTAGGAGTGATCGCCCTATACTTTACTCTAAAGAACTTGGAATACGATGTTATGTACATAAGTTGGGTGGTACCTTTATCTGTAATGGCCTACGCTGCTGCCTTCAAGTTCGGTATAGGCTTAGTTCCAATTGTTCTCACAGCTGAGCTATTTCCAGCAAAGATGAAAGCGATAGGGATGACAATATCTGATGCTTGTTATGTCGGATTTTCCGTTATATCTCTACAGATATATCACAAGTTGAAAAACAGCTTGGGACTACACGTGCCCTTTTATATTTTCGCCTGCTGGTGCTTTTGTACAGTGATATTTACGCTACTCTTTATTCCGGAGACAAAGGGAAAAACTCTGGAAGAaattcagtttattttaaagggaaaCGAAACGAAGGGTGACGACGCTAGGCCGAATATTGAAGTCGAAGCGTACAAGAACGAGGCGTTTGTATCTTAAacccaattttaatttatgcagATTGAGGAAAttatagaagaaattttattcgtTGAAGACTCTCCTTGAAGAGATTATAATTATGACAGTACaagtttaattaacatttgaAACTGATCTATTTTAATAGTGATACGAAATGTTACTTttgtattaaaagtttgaatcaATAAGTCTTATGATTTCTCTAATCCTCAAATAACGCAAATTAATTCACCAACATATTAACTTTCAGCTATAATTAACTTTTCAAACAAATGCTCCAAAATTATCCCCCTCCCCTACTCTCTCCAAGGGACAATCCagttgttttgtttaatttaaatattccacTTTGAAACGGCGTTAATGAGATATGACCCTGAACCTAGAACTTTCAAAAggtttttctattaaaatacCCCTAATTTGTTTAATGATAGGATAGAACCCCcgattaataaatttcaatgtctCAACACTTCTTCCGGAAGAAAAATTGAGGTCAAATCGTATTATACGAATCTGCATAACGAGGGCAGGGGCGACAGTTGGGCCCatggaaatttgcaataataattaacaggagaaaattgtaaaaaaggtGGGCcgtattaaataatttttatcttgaCAAGGTTTTAATACAATATCGAATGCTAATTTTATCAGCAATAAGGCAAcgcaaattcattttttattacccaAGACCTTTCCGAAGAATACAGTAATACGCTTCGTGACTTTgggattaaaataaattgaaacagCGAGGGTTCaagggttttttttattttgccagTATACATTATAACAATGCtctatttctaaaatattttcttttgatattaaatatGTGAAGTtattaaacttcaaataaattttgaaagaaatctcttctaaataaattcatattgcAGAGGCCAACATGGACAAACTGTGAAAAATTCCCATACCGAAAGAGAAATTACTCCTTCCTGACTGATGTAgcagaaaaaacaaaattgtgtAGTAAAAGAGACAAACCTGAATTCAATCCAAGATCAACTACGCATATATGCATATCCACTAAGCAATTAGTATTATACAATGCCCCGTGTTATAAATGACTGTCATGAACCAATTAAGACTCCAGCTAACTCTTTTAAGTTTAAAGTTCACGACTATAGATATCAATGGTAAACATACAAGAGATTATTTTTCAATCAGGACTGATTTACAATAGTTGAGTTGTGTCTTCTGTCTGCTTAGTTTAGGTCCAAAATTCGACATATTCATTAGTGataatacttatttaatttcaaatgaaatataaacGGGTAGTTGCCACCGCTGTTTTGAGTAAGTgcaaaaatgtcttatttatttagaaaaatttgagGTAGTAACTATTAATTTCTTGGCACTACAAAATTTGTTTCGTTGAGTAATACATTTAGAGTTTAAAGAGCTCATAACAGATTGATCAGTGAAAATCTTGCTCTTCAAATCAATATAAAACATGCTACAATAAATTCCTATTGATTTGGTCGAAACCGCTTGGCTTTTCTATTTTACTGAACAGCATGAATTTAGGATATATAcgtaattattgttaaaattaagaCCAATGATTACcagttaaataaaaagaagatGTTAACGCCTTTACCCCTTATacataataaagaaattaggtTTGATGTCATCGTTGGTTCTAAATCTGGGTcgcttcattttttaaaagtttaatgtGTTTGTTCTACGTTGAAATTCAactattgttttattatcattatttctATGATATTATCGGAGTTCCCTTGTGAGCAACTATGAAAATTTTGTCAAGTATTGATAATGAACCTTCACACAGGGATGATTAGCCTTGACGAAGACTCAAGTGCAAACATTTCGACGTTTATATGGTTGCACAAATTTCAGACCTTCCCCTTCAATATTCAACGAGATTTTAAAAgtgttgaaaaatttaaattatcagttCAAACTGATTTGAGGTCAAAAAGTTATATGATAAGTATTGGGCTTCTGGgttaaaataacaatacatttcctgtaaaaaaaagcattaaaatttaattatgtaattGATGAGTATAAATATCTGTTACCTTGAactacatttttctttattttatttttttgtgtgttctttgttattttatttgttattcttagttaaaactaactgataATAGCATTCGCTTTTTACTAACGAATTGGAGGAAAACCCTTATCAAGAGTTTCGATACAAATCTAATACTATCTTCAGAACCTAGTAAAATTAAGtggaaaaacgaaaatttacagttaattaaaatgtatggaAGGTGAACTCCGAAACTTctgaaaaagattaatttgaGGTAAGTGTTTGATGTTTGATAGTTGCACCTAAtttaacatgatttttttcactttttgtaTTGATGATTACTTTAAGTGGTACCTGTTGgagtttagtttctttttatgtgtcCGAGGTTGACCTCTTGTTCAAGCATAGATAACCAAGTGTTATCCATGCTTACTGAACAAAAGATCACATCGGTTTTTATAAagtcatatacatatatacatttCTCTTCAATTTACTCTTGCTGTGACCATTATCAAAAGCTTGCTGACATACTTTTACCTTTGAAATTATCTCTTTTTtatgtattaggtgtacaactttgcttccgccgttttttttccgaatttcgcgattttattgtaaaaaactaattatacctttaggatccaaagtattgtccatcgctggccactactttctcccatctttcgggcagcatacgaatcccgtgttgaaaaaattggacatcttttgaagcgatccacgattctatccaatttcttacttcttcataagaccggaagtgttggtcagctagcccatgtgccatggatcgaaacaagtgataatcagaaggagctaggtcaggagaatatggcgggtggggtaggacttcccatttcaatgtttccaagtatttcttgaccacttgcgcaacatggggtcgagcattatcgtgctgcaaaatcactttatcatgtctctcgttgtattgcagccgtttctttttcaatgctcggctcaaacgcattaattgggttcgataaagagcacctgtgattgtttcagttggttgtaacagctcataatatattacgccgagttgatcccaccaaatacagagcatgattttggaaccatgaatagacggtttggccgtcgacgtggaagcatggccgggatatccccaagtctttttgcgtttgggattatcgtaatgaacccatttctcgtccccagtcacaatacgatgcagaaatcccttccgtctttgccttgcaagcaactgttcacaagcgaacagacgcctgtcaatatctcttggtttcaactcgtacggcacccaatatccttgcttctgaatcattcccatgtctttgaggcgttttgagattgtttgttgagtcactcccaatgattgtgccaattcttgttgactttgacacgagtcttcgtcaagtaatgcttccaagttcgcatcttggaaaaccttctttcttccaccgctatgttggtcttcgacgtgaaaatcaccgttcttgaagcgctgaaaccactcacgacatgtcctttcactaatagtggcttccccataagtatctgagagcattcgatgagcctcagcagcagatttcttcatattgaagcagaaaagtaaaacctcccgcaaatgacgagaatttggctcgtacactgacattttcaattgcgaataactttatgatgaagacacaaatagactaatatttttatgaggttatgttaacaggtgcccaaggctcctgcatgcccacatggggttatttatttcgatcattacttaccgctacatacatctattcaaaaacggcggaagcaaagttgtacacctaatagtttaggagttttttaattctcttttttaaGTCGAAATGTAGGTACAGTAGCTTGATTCCGTGGTCTTACAAATGATCTtatgaaatttctaatttcagaaatttagaaaatttttaaacgtgaaagaagaaaaattctacTTCAGCTGTAGAATTTGcactttttaacatttcaaaagcCTGGATGGAACTTAAGGGTTCCCATAAACGTAgtatattatgttttatctCACTTCGCTCgttttgtaaaatatgtattttctaaGTGGTTACATACATAACAATTTACGTTTATAAAATCGAattaactttgatattttttttgctccTTAAACAATTTCTGTatagaaaaaacataaaaagcagaaacatgtttttaagatattttaa is from Euwallacea similis isolate ESF13 chromosome 14, ESF131.1, whole genome shotgun sequence and encodes:
- the LOC136413496 gene encoding facilitated trehalose transporter Tret1-like; the protein is MLLPGSVTDKFQGTFPQLLAAVSGTLSCISDGMQYGWTAPAIPKLLSKDSPVVVTEHQAEWLETILMLGACCGLPLTMFLVDKIGRKGSLIGSSSTTLVAWIIIALAPSVEYIYVARFFAGVAGDTAFVAAPMYIAEMADQKIRGFLSSIIYLMMLIGVLLVYCVTPFVPLWVPCVIGICFNAMTLASFPFMPDSPYYLLYKDKPEEAKRSLKRLRPGGNPDIEIKEIAAAIERQKSEKGRPQDLILVKSNRKALLIMVWLNGSQHMSSISVMLMNLHSILEEAGAVYIASSTAAIIFSAIMFCAAMSASLAIDNFGRRVLLVTSGIFAGLSLGVIALYFTLKNLEYDVMYISWVVPLSVMAYAAAFKFGIGLVPIVLTAELFPAKMKAIGMTISDACYVGFSVISLQIYHKLKNSLGLHVPFYIFACWCFCTVIFTLLFIPETKGKTLEEIQFILKGNETKGDDARPNIEVEAYKNEAFVS